A single Kribbella aluminosa DNA region contains:
- a CDS encoding GH12 family glycosyl hydrolase domain-containing protein, translating to MAVRFPRRRLLLVAAAVLMVGALVAVPIVRTNQHSPAETAIAATGPSSSCPNPSFVTTSRDNQGAGQDFGPYYLHNNMWNNHNGVYTMSVCDYGNWYEDVTQPKPGDNGVQAYPNVHKDYDNVPLTRIRSATFAATTPGDCPGCVYDVAFDVWIGDGLDNELMIWTDNSGQVPGGDKVGTVSFGGFTYDVWHQDGYTAYVSQVTQKSGTMPLADFFTDVVNRGWAPKATTWQVDYGVEIVSTAGHTRRFTFTDFAIQEG from the coding sequence ATGGCTGTCCGATTTCCGCGCCGACGGCTGCTGCTCGTCGCGGCCGCCGTACTGATGGTCGGCGCACTCGTCGCGGTGCCGATCGTCCGCACGAACCAGCACTCACCGGCCGAGACGGCGATCGCCGCCACCGGTCCGAGCAGCAGCTGCCCGAATCCGTCCTTCGTCACCACGTCCCGCGACAACCAGGGCGCGGGCCAGGACTTCGGGCCGTACTACCTGCACAACAACATGTGGAACAACCACAACGGCGTGTACACGATGTCGGTCTGCGACTACGGCAACTGGTACGAGGACGTCACGCAGCCGAAGCCGGGCGACAACGGCGTACAGGCGTATCCGAACGTGCACAAGGACTACGACAACGTCCCGCTGACCAGGATCAGGTCGGCGACCTTCGCCGCGACCACGCCCGGGGACTGCCCGGGCTGTGTCTACGACGTGGCGTTCGACGTGTGGATCGGGGACGGGCTGGACAACGAGCTGATGATCTGGACCGACAACTCGGGACAGGTCCCGGGCGGGGACAAGGTCGGGACGGTCAGCTTCGGCGGATTCACGTACGACGTGTGGCACCAGGACGGGTACACCGCGTACGTCTCCCAGGTCACGCAGAAGTCCGGGACGATGCCGCTGGCCGACTTCTTCACCGACGTGGTCAACCGCGGGTGGGCCCCGAAGGCGACCACCTGGCAGGTCGACTACGGCGTCGAGATCGTCTCCACCGCCGGCCACACCCGCCGCTTCACCTTCACCGACTTCGCCATCCAGGAGGGCTGA
- a CDS encoding alpha/beta fold hydrolase, translating to MSRAGRTAGLIGAAVGVLAAGAAAGVAVERQVIGRRSGLRKQLAAEPFGTQRGTPYIFTADDGVELYVEVDELKRSRRPAPPPKRRLGRKLPVPPEDLTVIFVHGYGLNLDLWHFERRDLAGIGTMVFYDQRSHGRSGRSPKEGVSIDQLGKDLYGIIERFAPTGPVVLVGHSMGGMTIMALAEQHPELFGDRVIGVGLCSTSAGGLDQVPIVFPGKAGMLARTLANPAVAALARIPEVVEHSRKAGSDLIYLLTRKYAFGSEVPPAFTEFANEMIAATPIEVIADFYPIFALHDKFDALEPLQKVECVVIGGDKDQLTPFSHAEEIVRRVPGAELVEVQNCGHLGLIEHHREFTAALLGMIERAEQSLAPS from the coding sequence ATGTCCAGAGCAGGGCGGACTGCTGGTCTGATCGGGGCCGCGGTCGGAGTGCTGGCCGCGGGTGCCGCGGCCGGGGTCGCGGTCGAGCGCCAGGTGATCGGCCGCCGCTCCGGGCTGCGCAAACAGCTGGCGGCGGAGCCGTTCGGCACGCAGCGGGGCACGCCGTACATCTTCACCGCCGACGACGGCGTCGAGCTGTACGTCGAGGTGGACGAGCTGAAGCGGTCCCGCCGGCCGGCCCCGCCGCCGAAGCGGAGACTGGGCCGGAAGCTTCCCGTGCCGCCCGAGGACCTGACGGTGATCTTCGTCCACGGCTACGGGCTGAACCTGGACCTCTGGCACTTCGAGCGCCGCGATCTGGCCGGGATCGGCACGATGGTGTTCTACGACCAGCGCTCGCACGGGCGGTCCGGCCGGTCGCCGAAGGAAGGCGTCAGCATCGACCAGCTCGGCAAGGACCTGTACGGGATCATCGAGCGGTTCGCGCCGACCGGTCCGGTGGTCCTGGTCGGGCACTCGATGGGCGGCATGACGATCATGGCGCTCGCCGAGCAGCACCCGGAGCTGTTCGGCGACCGGGTGATCGGTGTCGGGCTCTGCTCGACCAGCGCGGGCGGTCTGGACCAGGTGCCGATCGTGTTCCCGGGCAAGGCCGGCATGCTGGCCCGGACGCTGGCGAACCCGGCGGTGGCCGCGCTGGCCCGGATCCCGGAGGTGGTCGAGCACAGCCGGAAGGCCGGGTCGGACCTGATCTACCTGCTGACCCGGAAGTACGCGTTCGGTTCCGAGGTGCCGCCGGCGTTCACCGAGTTCGCGAACGAGATGATCGCGGCGACGCCGATCGAGGTGATCGCGGACTTCTACCCGATCTTCGCGCTGCACGACAAGTTCGACGCCCTGGAGCCGCTGCAGAAGGTCGAGTGCGTGGTGATCGGCGGCGACAAGGACCAGCTGACGCCGTTCTCGCACGCCGAGGAGATCGTCCGCCGGGTGCCCGGCGCCGAGCTGGTCGAGGTGCAGAACTGCGGGCACCTGGGCCTGATCGAGCACCACCGTGAGTTCACCGCGGCGCTGCTTGGGATGATCGAGCGAGCCGAACAGTCCCTGGCACCGTCCTGA
- the coaA gene encoding type I pantothenate kinase, with protein sequence MLQPSREVTPYTELDRATWAQLAETTISPLTADEVERLRGLGDEIDMDEVREVYLPLSRILSLYVRHARALHADTEDFLGKPAATRTPFVIGIGGSVAVGKSTTARLLRELLARWPEHPRVALVTTDGFLWPNAELERRNLMQRKGFPESYDRKGLLRFVVEVKSGMDTVEAPVYSHLHYDRMSGVRTTVEQPDILLLEGLNVLQPAPRHADGKSGLAVSDFFDFSVYVDAAADDIRSWYVARFLKLWETAFRNPESYFVRYGELSREEAVKKAESLWDGINGPNLRENILPTRPRATLVLRKGPDHAVRWVRLRKL encoded by the coding sequence ATGCTGCAGCCGTCGCGGGAGGTGACTCCCTATACCGAGCTCGACCGGGCCACCTGGGCGCAGTTGGCCGAGACCACGATCTCCCCGCTGACGGCGGACGAGGTGGAACGACTGCGCGGCCTCGGCGACGAGATCGACATGGACGAGGTCCGCGAGGTGTACCTGCCGCTGTCCCGGATCCTGTCGCTGTACGTCCGGCACGCCCGCGCGCTGCACGCCGACACCGAGGATTTCCTCGGCAAACCGGCCGCCACCCGGACCCCGTTCGTGATCGGCATCGGCGGATCCGTTGCCGTCGGCAAGTCCACCACCGCCCGGCTGCTGCGCGAACTGCTGGCCCGCTGGCCCGAGCACCCGCGGGTCGCGCTGGTCACCACCGACGGTTTCCTCTGGCCGAACGCCGAGCTCGAGCGCCGCAACCTGATGCAACGCAAGGGCTTCCCGGAGTCGTACGACCGCAAGGGGCTGCTGCGCTTCGTGGTCGAGGTGAAGTCCGGGATGGACACGGTCGAGGCGCCGGTCTACTCACACCTGCACTACGACCGGATGTCCGGCGTCCGGACCACCGTCGAGCAGCCCGACATCCTGCTGCTCGAGGGTCTCAACGTCCTGCAGCCGGCGCCCCGGCACGCGGACGGCAAAAGCGGCCTCGCGGTGAGCGACTTCTTCGACTTCTCGGTGTACGTCGACGCGGCCGCGGACGACATCCGCTCCTGGTACGTCGCACGTTTTCTGAAACTGTGGGAAACGGCGTTCCGCAATCCCGAGTCGTACTTCGTCCGGTACGGCGAGCTGAGCCGCGAAGAGGCCGTCAAGAAGGCCGAGTCCCTCTGGGACGGCATCAACGGCCCGAACCTCCGCGAGAACATCCTCCCCACCCGCCCCCGCGCCACCCTGGTCCTCCGCAAAGGCCCCGACCACGCAGTCCGCTGGGTCAGGCTACGGAAGCTCTGA
- the tsaE gene encoding tRNA (adenosine(37)-N6)-threonylcarbamoyltransferase complex ATPase subunit type 1 TsaE yields MTDLRVVDATPEHAAAIVAVIHHAFAARRVLDPPSTQLSENVATVTAAIERHGGLLVLTDGTPAGAMLFEQTGDVLNLRRVSVDPRNQSRGVASAMVGCAEEVAVRRGLSRVNLIARIELPDTVEFWRRRGYSVVDRQAHNLIYAKAMPVELTVPTADDMQAIGEELAGQLRAGDVLVLSGDLGAGKTTFTQGLGAGLKVRGAITSPTFVISRVHPSLVGGPALVHVDAYRVGGFAELDDLDLDASLEDAVTVVEWGHGLAEGLAPDRLDIVVTRGDDDSDETRSLRITPVGPRWAASGVRVSALEKN; encoded by the coding sequence ATGACCGACCTGCGCGTCGTGGACGCGACTCCCGAGCACGCCGCGGCGATCGTCGCGGTGATCCACCACGCGTTCGCCGCGCGCCGGGTGCTCGACCCGCCGTCGACGCAGCTGTCCGAGAACGTCGCCACGGTGACCGCGGCGATCGAGCGGCACGGCGGCCTGCTGGTGCTGACCGACGGGACTCCGGCCGGGGCGATGCTGTTCGAGCAGACCGGCGACGTCCTGAACCTGCGCCGCGTCTCGGTCGACCCGCGGAACCAGTCCCGCGGCGTCGCGTCCGCGATGGTCGGCTGCGCCGAGGAGGTCGCCGTACGGCGTGGTCTGAGCCGGGTGAATCTGATCGCGCGCATCGAGCTGCCGGACACCGTGGAGTTCTGGCGCCGCCGGGGGTACTCCGTCGTCGACCGGCAGGCGCACAACCTGATCTACGCGAAGGCGATGCCGGTCGAGCTGACGGTGCCGACCGCCGACGACATGCAGGCGATCGGCGAGGAGCTGGCGGGCCAGCTGCGCGCAGGCGACGTACTCGTGCTGTCCGGCGATCTCGGCGCCGGGAAGACCACGTTCACGCAGGGTCTCGGCGCCGGGTTGAAGGTCCGGGGTGCGATCACGTCGCCGACGTTCGTGATCTCGCGGGTGCATCCGTCGCTCGTCGGCGGTCCGGCACTGGTGCATGTGGACGCGTACCGGGTCGGCGGGTTCGCGGAGCTGGACGATCTCGACCTGGACGCGAGCCTGGAGGACGCGGTCACGGTGGTCGAGTGGGGTCACGGGCTGGCCGAAGGGCTGGCGCCCGACCGGCTCGACATCGTGGTGACGCGCGGCGACGACGACTCCGACGAGACCCGCTCGCTCCGGATCACCCCGGTGGGCCCGCGCTGGGCGGCCTCCGGCGTACGGGTGTCTGCCTTGGAGAAGAACTGA
- a CDS encoding NAD(P)H-hydrate dehydratase yields the protein MRAAHTVEQVRTAEAELMAKLPEGTLMQRAATGLAVAIGNFLGGTYGARVVLLIGSGDNGGDALYAGARLARRGAQVTAVLLSPKFHPAGLEALRASGGRVGSTDEIRTADVVVDGIVGIGGRPGLRPDALAAVRLAEEYGVPIVAVDTPSGVDVDTGETPEPHVRAALTVTFGTHKVCHLVDPAASACGPVHLVDIGLDLSPAEVRSLQAADVRALYPVPHGESDKYSRGVLGLMVGSAQYPGAAVIATSGALAGPVGMVRYVGPDPVAHAVLAVHPEVVVGEGRVQAWAVGSGTSTDNVDLERFHRITQQQDVPVVVDAGAIAALDHDRAGRVVITPHAGELSQLIGVRREEIEARRLHYARLVAVDRQLVVLLKGATTIVAAPDGAALVNPIASPWLATAGSGDVLAGICGSLLAGGLPEFEAAAVAAYLHAAAGTLAASAGPITAMSVARALPEATRLLLG from the coding sequence ATGCGCGCGGCGCACACAGTCGAGCAGGTCCGCACAGCCGAGGCCGAGTTGATGGCCAAGCTCCCCGAGGGCACGCTGATGCAGCGCGCGGCGACCGGACTAGCGGTTGCTATCGGCAACTTTCTTGGCGGCACGTACGGCGCGCGCGTGGTGCTGCTGATCGGGTCCGGCGACAACGGCGGTGACGCCCTGTACGCCGGCGCCCGCCTGGCCCGACGCGGTGCCCAGGTCACCGCCGTGCTCCTGTCCCCCAAGTTCCATCCTGCAGGTCTCGAAGCACTGCGGGCGTCCGGTGGCCGGGTCGGCTCAACAGACGAGATCCGGACCGCCGATGTCGTGGTTGACGGCATCGTCGGCATCGGTGGTCGCCCGGGGCTCCGGCCCGACGCGCTTGCGGCAGTGCGGCTGGCCGAGGAGTACGGCGTACCGATCGTCGCTGTCGACACCCCGTCCGGCGTGGACGTCGACACCGGCGAGACGCCCGAGCCGCACGTCCGGGCCGCGCTGACCGTCACGTTCGGCACGCACAAGGTCTGCCACCTGGTCGACCCCGCCGCGTCCGCGTGCGGCCCGGTCCACCTCGTCGACATCGGCCTCGACCTCTCACCCGCCGAGGTCCGATCCCTCCAGGCCGCCGACGTACGCGCCCTCTACCCCGTCCCGCACGGCGAGTCCGACAAGTACTCGCGCGGCGTCCTCGGCCTGATGGTCGGCTCCGCGCAGTACCCGGGAGCCGCCGTGATCGCCACCTCCGGCGCGCTCGCCGGTCCGGTCGGCATGGTCCGGTACGTCGGCCCGGACCCGGTCGCCCACGCCGTACTCGCCGTCCATCCGGAGGTCGTCGTCGGCGAGGGCCGTGTGCAGGCGTGGGCCGTCGGCTCGGGTACGTCGACGGACAACGTCGACCTGGAGCGGTTCCACCGCATCACGCAACAGCAGGACGTCCCGGTGGTCGTCGACGCCGGAGCGATCGCGGCGCTCGACCACGACCGGGCGGGACGGGTCGTCATCACGCCGCACGCCGGCGAGCTGTCGCAGTTGATCGGCGTACGGCGTGAGGAGATCGAGGCGCGCCGGCTGCACTACGCGCGTCTGGTGGCTGTGGATCGGCAACTCGTCGTACTGCTGAAGGGCGCTACCACGATCGTCGCGGCACCCGACGGCGCCGCCCTCGTCAACCCGATCGCCAGTCCGTGGCTCGCCACCGCCGGCTCCGGCGACGTGCTGGCCGGCATCTGCGGCTCGCTGCTAGCGGGCGGCCTGCCGGAGTTCGAGGCCGCCGCGGTCGCCGCCTACCTCCACGCCGCGGCCGGCACCCTGGCCGCGTCTGCCGGCCCGATCACCGCGATGTCCGTCGCGCGCGCACTCCCCGAGGCCACCCGGCTACTCCTCGGCTGA
- a CDS encoding holo-ACP synthase, with the protein MIVGVGIDVVDVDRFMRTLERTPGLRDRVFTELEAVKPAASLAARFAAKEALAKALGAPAGMHWHDAEVQTDETGRPWLEISGTVAAQAAKLGVQSLHLSLSHDAGIASAVVVLEG; encoded by the coding sequence ATGATCGTCGGCGTGGGTATCGATGTGGTCGACGTGGATCGGTTCATGCGGACGCTGGAGCGGACGCCGGGGTTGCGGGATCGGGTGTTCACGGAGCTGGAGGCGGTGAAGCCGGCGGCTTCGTTGGCGGCTCGGTTCGCGGCCAAGGAGGCGTTGGCGAAGGCGTTGGGGGCGCCGGCGGGGATGCACTGGCACGACGCCGAGGTGCAGACCGACGAGACCGGGCGGCCCTGGCTGGAGATCAGCGGGACGGTCGCGGCGCAGGCGGCCAAGCTCGGCGTACAGAGTCTGCACCTGTCGCTCAGCCACGACGCCGGCATCGCCTCCGCGGTCGTCGTCCTGGAAGGCTGA
- the alr gene encoding alanine racemase, producing MSTVQSHPVRAEAVVDLAAIRHNVSTLRDRAVGAQLMAVVKADGYGHGMVPVARAAREAGADWIGAAVLEEALGLRAAGDTGPIFCWLTTPGEPLADAIDAGIDLSAGAPWEIDELAAAVQDRPARVHLKIDTGMSRGGAVPEEWPALIRAALREQAAGRIEVKGIWSHLASSDEPKSAVNETQLATFTEAIDVAAAFGIDAEFKHLANSGATLALPGTHFNLVRPGVATYGLSPFGHALPSAELGLRPAMTLKARLAMVKRVPAGAGVSYGLTWTAPRPSTLGLVPLGYGDGLPRHASNGGPVQVGGKRRRIVGRICMDQCVVDLEDDRAAAGDEVVLFGPGTSGEPTADDWADAAGTINYEIVTRLGARIPRRYVDSER from the coding sequence ATGTCTACTGTTCAGTCACACCCGGTCCGCGCTGAGGCGGTCGTCGATCTGGCGGCGATCCGCCACAATGTGAGCACGCTGCGTGATCGCGCAGTGGGGGCGCAGCTGATGGCCGTGGTGAAGGCCGACGGGTACGGGCACGGGATGGTGCCGGTGGCGCGCGCCGCTCGCGAGGCCGGGGCCGACTGGATCGGGGCCGCGGTGCTCGAGGAGGCGCTCGGGTTGCGCGCGGCCGGTGACACCGGGCCGATCTTCTGCTGGCTGACCACACCGGGCGAGCCGCTGGCCGACGCGATCGACGCCGGGATCGACCTGTCCGCGGGCGCCCCGTGGGAGATCGACGAGCTGGCCGCCGCGGTGCAGGACCGGCCCGCGCGGGTGCATCTGAAGATCGACACCGGGATGTCGCGCGGCGGCGCCGTACCGGAGGAGTGGCCGGCGCTGATCCGCGCCGCGCTCCGCGAGCAGGCCGCCGGGCGGATCGAGGTCAAGGGCATCTGGTCGCACCTGGCGTCCTCGGACGAGCCGAAGAGCGCGGTCAACGAGACCCAGCTGGCCACGTTCACCGAGGCGATCGACGTGGCGGCCGCGTTCGGGATCGACGCCGAGTTCAAGCACCTGGCGAACTCCGGGGCCACGCTCGCGCTGCCCGGGACACACTTCAACCTGGTCCGGCCCGGCGTCGCGACGTACGGGCTCTCGCCGTTCGGGCACGCGCTGCCGTCGGCCGAGCTCGGGCTGCGGCCGGCGATGACGCTGAAGGCGCGGCTCGCGATGGTGAAGCGAGTGCCGGCCGGCGCGGGCGTCTCGTACGGGCTGACCTGGACCGCGCCGCGGCCGTCGACACTCGGCCTGGTCCCGCTCGGGTACGGCGACGGGCTGCCCCGGCACGCCTCGAACGGCGGCCCGGTCCAGGTCGGCGGCAAGCGCCGTAGGATCGTCGGCCGGATCTGCATGGACCAGTGCGTGGTCGACCTCGAGGACGACCGGGCCGCGGCCGGCGACGAGGTCGTGCTGTTCGGCCCCGGTACGTCGGGCGAGCCGACCGCGGACGACTGGGCCGACGCGGCCGGCACCATCAACTACGAGATCGTCACCCGCCTGGGCGCACGGATTCCGCGCAGGTACGTCGACAGCGAAAGGTAG
- a CDS encoding HAD-IA family hydrolase, with protein sequence MQAVDGVEAVLDHLDARGITYCLASSGTHRRIRTALTAVGFLDRFEGRIFSAEDVAHGKPAPDLFLHAAATMEVKPADCLVIEDSPLGVAAAVAAGMTVFGYAGMTDPAKLSDADKVFHNMAALTDLIDAT encoded by the coding sequence CTGCAGGCGGTCGACGGTGTGGAGGCTGTCCTCGACCACCTGGACGCGCGCGGCATCACGTACTGCCTGGCGTCCTCGGGCACCCATCGGCGGATCCGTACGGCGCTGACCGCGGTCGGCTTCCTGGACCGGTTCGAGGGGCGGATCTTCAGCGCCGAGGACGTCGCGCACGGCAAGCCCGCGCCGGACCTGTTCCTGCACGCGGCCGCGACCATGGAGGTCAAGCCGGCCGACTGCCTGGTGATCGAGGACAGCCCGCTCGGCGTCGCCGCAGCGGTCGCCGCCGGCATGACGGTCTTCGGGTACGCCGGCATGACCGACCCCGCGAAACTTTCCGATGCGGACAAGGTTTTCCACAACATGGCGGCCCTGACCGATCTGATCGACGCCACCTGA
- a CDS encoding MFS transporter: MTAACEIPTVRLVDTSFARLLAMVFGSGLSMYLLTSVVPLYLAASSADRHGAGGIGAGLSTAAMMFSAVAVELLVPRMLARWGYRVVLGLGLVLLGAPALVLLATASLPIVLAVCAVRGAGLAILVVGAVALVADLTPAARRGEALGVYGVAVGVPAVIGLPLGVYLTHVVGFAALFVLAAVSSLAGLVALVGLPAKVGAEEQHVRVLGGVRRNGLLMPSLVFAAVTVAAGISVTFLPLAVAVGKQSMVATALLLQAIAAPLARWVAGRYADRVGPAKLLGPALMFAAAGAAALVLLPSAVAVLIGSTCFGIGFGAAQNLTLTLMYNRVDRSRYGQVSALWNLAYDGGWGLGALIFGAVVAGIGYPTAFALTAAVVALAVVPAVRASVA; the protein is encoded by the coding sequence ATGACCGCCGCTTGCGAGATCCCCACCGTCCGACTCGTCGACACCAGCTTCGCCAGGTTGCTGGCGATGGTGTTCGGCTCGGGGCTCAGCATGTACCTGCTGACCTCCGTCGTACCGCTGTACCTCGCGGCCAGCAGTGCAGACAGACACGGTGCCGGCGGGATCGGCGCCGGGCTCTCCACCGCCGCGATGATGTTCTCCGCGGTCGCCGTCGAGCTGCTCGTACCGCGGATGCTCGCCCGCTGGGGTTACCGGGTCGTCCTCGGCCTCGGACTGGTCCTGCTCGGCGCCCCGGCGCTCGTGCTGCTCGCCACCGCGTCGCTCCCGATCGTGCTCGCGGTCTGTGCCGTCCGCGGCGCCGGACTCGCGATCCTGGTCGTCGGCGCGGTCGCGCTGGTCGCGGACCTGACCCCGGCCGCCCGCCGCGGCGAGGCGCTCGGGGTGTACGGCGTGGCGGTCGGTGTTCCCGCGGTGATCGGTCTGCCGCTCGGCGTGTACCTGACCCACGTGGTCGGGTTCGCCGCGCTCTTCGTACTCGCGGCGGTGAGCTCGCTCGCCGGGCTCGTCGCGCTCGTCGGTCTGCCCGCCAAGGTCGGCGCCGAGGAGCAGCACGTGCGGGTGCTCGGCGGCGTACGGCGGAACGGGCTGCTGATGCCGTCGCTGGTGTTCGCTGCGGTCACGGTCGCGGCCGGGATCAGCGTCACCTTCCTGCCGTTGGCGGTTGCCGTCGGCAAGCAGTCGATGGTGGCGACAGCCCTTCTGCTGCAGGCGATCGCGGCACCGCTCGCCCGCTGGGTGGCCGGGCGGTACGCCGACCGGGTCGGTCCCGCGAAGCTGCTCGGGCCCGCGCTGATGTTCGCCGCCGCCGGCGCCGCCGCGCTCGTCCTCCTGCCCAGCGCGGTCGCGGTCCTGATCGGCTCGACCTGCTTCGGCATCGGCTTCGGCGCGGCCCAGAACCTGACGCTGACGCTCATGTACAACCGCGTCGACCGGAGCCGCTACGGTCAGGTCAGCGCCCTCTGGAACCTCGCGTACGACGGCGGCTGGGGACTGGGCGCGCTGATCTTCGGCGCGGTCGTCGCAGGCATCGGCTACCCGACGGCCTTCGCTCTCACCGCAGCGGTCGTCGCGCTGGCCGTCGTACCGGCGGTCAGAGCTTCCGTAGCCTGA
- a CDS encoding LacI family DNA-binding transcriptional regulator: protein MGERPTIAKIAEQAGVSVPTVSKVLNGRSDVAAATRARIESLIQEHGYRRRSASTAAGPMIDLVFNQLGGEWAMEMIRGVEEVARSEGVELVLSECGGALRPRQQWIESVLNRRPVGVIMVFSDLDADQRAQLETRRIPFVVVDPVGDVGDDVPSIGSANWNGGRLATTHLRTLGHERIAMIGGPIGTLCSRQRVDGYTDALRSSGVEVAPELIRWADFEVGGGYREALALLRLPDPPTAIFAGSDMQALGVYQAARELGLDIPRDLSVVGYDDLPVAQWVTPALTTVHQPLHQMAELAARVVLDLSRGKTPTALRLDLAVDMQVRQSTAQPG from the coding sequence GTGGGCGAGCGGCCGACGATTGCGAAAATTGCGGAGCAGGCCGGGGTCTCGGTGCCGACCGTGTCCAAGGTGCTGAACGGGCGCTCGGACGTGGCCGCGGCCACCCGGGCGCGGATCGAGAGCCTGATCCAGGAGCACGGGTACCGGCGGCGGAGTGCGAGTACGGCGGCCGGGCCGATGATCGACCTGGTGTTCAACCAGCTCGGCGGCGAGTGGGCGATGGAGATGATCCGCGGCGTCGAGGAGGTCGCCCGGTCCGAGGGCGTCGAACTGGTGCTGTCCGAGTGCGGCGGCGCGCTGCGACCGCGGCAGCAGTGGATCGAGTCGGTGCTGAACCGGCGGCCGGTCGGCGTGATCATGGTGTTCTCGGACCTGGACGCCGACCAGCGGGCGCAGCTGGAGACGCGGCGGATCCCGTTCGTGGTGGTGGATCCGGTCGGCGACGTCGGCGACGACGTACCGTCGATCGGCTCCGCGAACTGGAACGGCGGCCGGCTGGCGACCACGCACCTGCGCACCCTCGGGCACGAGCGGATCGCGATGATCGGCGGCCCGATCGGCACCCTGTGCTCCCGGCAACGCGTCGACGGCTACACCGACGCGCTGCGCTCGAGCGGGGTGGAGGTCGCACCGGAGCTGATCCGCTGGGCGGACTTCGAGGTCGGTGGCGGCTACCGCGAGGCGCTCGCGCTGCTCCGGCTGCCCGACCCGCCCACCGCGATCTTCGCCGGCAGCGACATGCAGGCCCTCGGCGTCTACCAGGCGGCTCGCGAACTGGGCCTCGACATCCCCCGCGACCTGTCGGTCGTCGGCTACGACGACCTCCCCGTCGCCCAGTGGGTCACCCCGGCGCTCACCACAGTCCACCAGCCCCTCCACCAGATGGCGGAACTGGCAGCCCGGGTGGTCCTCGACCTTTCCCGAGGCAAGACCCCCACCGCGCTCCGCCTGGACCTGGCCGTCGACATGCAGGTCCGCCAGTCGACCGCGCAGCCGGGGTAG
- a CDS encoding META domain-containing protein: MIALVGTGLLALTACGNGPAPGAQPGADLSGRTFLSTSVVENGKPRTPPSEVRLQFTTNGRLSWNAGCNSSETSVSTAGNRLVLGSEITSTAMGCLGHAAGADKWIGGVLTAKPTWKLDGDKLVVSTDSTTISLVDKQTAQPAAALDGTKWALSTIVAGQTASHPAGAEKAWLTLNGDRVTGSTGCNEFQGVVANGTGKLTFGELATTRRACTGDAAKLESLLLNGLKGDLTYKIDGSVLSLRSASGGLDFTARR; encoded by the coding sequence ATGATCGCTCTCGTCGGGACGGGGCTGCTCGCCCTGACCGCCTGTGGCAACGGGCCCGCCCCTGGGGCGCAGCCCGGCGCGGACCTGAGCGGGCGGACGTTCCTGTCCACCTCGGTCGTCGAGAACGGCAAGCCCCGGACGCCGCCCAGCGAGGTCCGGCTGCAGTTCACCACCAACGGTCGCCTGTCGTGGAACGCCGGCTGCAACTCCTCCGAGACCTCGGTGTCGACAGCCGGCAACCGTCTGGTCCTGGGCAGCGAGATCACGTCCACGGCGATGGGATGCCTCGGCCACGCGGCCGGTGCGGACAAGTGGATCGGCGGCGTCCTCACCGCGAAGCCGACCTGGAAGCTCGACGGTGACAAGCTCGTCGTCAGCACGGACAGTACGACGATCTCGCTCGTCGACAAGCAGACCGCCCAGCCCGCCGCCGCGCTGGACGGCACGAAGTGGGCACTGTCCACGATCGTCGCCGGCCAGACCGCGTCGCATCCGGCCGGGGCCGAAAAGGCGTGGCTGACGCTGAACGGCGATCGGGTGACCGGCTCGACCGGTTGCAACGAGTTCCAGGGCGTGGTCGCGAACGGCACCGGCAAGCTCACGTTCGGCGAACTGGCCACCACCCGGCGCGCCTGCACCGGCGACGCCGCGAAGCTGGAATCCCTGCTGCTGAACGGCTTGAAGGGCGACCTGACCTACAAGATCGACGGCTCGGTTCTCAGCCTCCGGTCAGCGAGCGGCGGGCTGGACTTCACCGCGCGACGCTGA